Part of the Crossiella cryophila genome, TGCGCCGTCGGAACGGGCGTTGACCTCACAGGTGTAGCTCACGCCGTGGCGGGCGTGAGCCTCGCACCGGACGTCCACGATCCGCCCGCCACCGATCACTCGCATCGGCCACCCGCAGGCTGGGCACTCGAAGAACCAACCGTGTACCTGCCGCCACGGCCACTCCGCGACCGGCTCGTAGAACTGCGGTAGCAGCGCGTCCCAGACGCGCCGCAAGGTCCGGAGGTCGCCGACGGGCTGTTCAACCAGATGGGCGCGCAACCGGGTGTACTCCTCCTCCGGGAGTCTGCGCAGCACCTCGTAGATCCGCCGCTCCTCCTGCTCGGCGGCAACTCGGTCCCACGGCCAGTGTTCCTCCAGGGCCGCGGATGGCACCAGGAACTCCCGGCACAGGTCCTCTGCCTCGTCGGCGAACTGGCCTCGTACGTCGAGCAGCCTCAGCTCGGCGATCCCGTGGGTATCCACGTCGGCGGGCAGCAGGTCCCCCAGGGGGCCGCGAAGCCCCGAGCGGAAGTGGGACATGGAAGGTGCTCGACCAACGGGATGCGTGGCGGCGAGCACGCCGAGGCAGCTCATCAGCACGCGGCCCTGGCGGTCCCCGCGCAGGTCGGGGTCGCCGAGCACGGCTGCTGCGAGACAGCAGGCAGTGATCGCCTGGTCGCGGCGCTGGTTGACCGGGGACCGGTTCAGCGGAACGGTTCCGTCCAGGAATTCCGCCACGAATACAACCTCTCCTGGATGTCGTCCATGAACGATGTCGGCGAGTGAAGAAAATGAATTCCAGTGATCGGCGGAGTGGGGAGCTGGCCGCTTGGAATCTGCGACTGGAAGCAAACCACAGGTTGGATTCTCTTGCAAAACTTCCCGAAGTCCGGTCGCTGGACAATTTCAGGACATTTTGTGGACATTGCGATTCATGTGCCGAACCCTGCGAATCGTGTGCCTAATCTGTCGCCGACATCGAACTGATCGGGAAGGAGCGGGTATGCAGCCGGAAGGTGACATCGGCGTCCCGTTGACGCTTGTGGACAACAGTGGGCGCCGGATTGACGCTGGCCCGGAGGAGGTGGCGTTCGGCGCCGTGCACCTCGGTCGCTGGCAGGTGCACCCAGTGGCCGGGGCAGGCGCGGACTTCGTCGATCGTGCCGCCTACCTGGTAAAGATCAACTACGATCTGCGCGTCGACCCTGGGGCTCCGGTCGTGCGCTGGTTCGAGGTCGGCTTCGCGTTGGTGGACAGCGACTCCACGATCGTCGCCGCGGTGCCGCGCGGTGCCGCCGAGCGTCAGCCGGCCGCCTCTTACGCACTCAGTCACAAGCTTGAGTTCATCCCGGTCGAGCACAGCGCCGCCCTGGTCCACATCCCGCCAACCGAGGGCGCGGTGCACGCCTACGGCGCCTCCGGCGACTCGATCCGGTGGCTGCACGTCATGCCGGACGAGGCCGGAGTCCGACCTGGTACCTACTCGTCGTGGGTCGTGCTGCTTGCGCCCGCTGGGGCTACTGAGCAGAAATTCCGGCTGACCGCGCGCTTCGACCCGGAACTCGCCGACGGGGATGACTTCCGCCAGCTCCCGAAGTCAACGGAGTTCGCCGTATCGCTCACGAGAATCGCCCGGGCATCCGTGGTCGAGGCCGAGGAGCCGGCTGGCCCGGGAGTCGGGCGTCCCGACGTGTCGCCGCGAGTCTTCATCTGTTACGCGCACGAGGACGAGGTGCACAAGAGGAAGGTCCGGGACTTCGCCGACCTGCTGCGCAAGAGCGGTGTGGAACCGGTAATCGACAGGTATCAGGAGGGGGCCCGCATAGATTGGGGGCATTGGGCCCTCCACGAGATCCGGTCAGCGGATTTCGTTGCCGTCATAGCGTCGCCGACGTGCCGGGCTGTCGGCGAGGGAACCTACCGGGGCGCAGGTCGCGCCGGTATCCGCAGCGAACTCGGTGTGATCAGGAACTTGCTGCAGAAGGACGCGAAGTGGGCGAGCCACGTCCTTCCCGTCGTTCTGCCGGGTTGCTCGGTCGACGACATCCCGATGTTCCTGAGTCCAGTCACCATGGACCATTACCTGGTCGAGGCGCTCATCGAGGACGAGGTCGAGTACCTACTCAAGGCGATCCGCTCGACTCCGCCGTGGCGGGGGTGGCACCAGCGGTGAGCAGTGCCTTCCACGGGCTCTTCATCGGGATCGACAACTACCGCGACCCCGCCTTCCGCCGCCTGAAGTTCGCCGGACGCGACGCCCGGGTGCTGCATGCGTTGTTCTCCGACAATACCGGCGGTGACTGCGTCCTCCTCCCGGACGAGGAGGCCACCAGAACCGGGGTGACCGCCGAACTGACCCGCCTCGCCGAGGTCAGCGGTGACGGCGACATCGTCGTCGTCACCTTCTCCGGGCACGGGACGCGATCACGGGAGCTGGCGACGTACGACGCGACCCCTGGGCGGTTCGCCGAGACGGCGCTGCCGCTGACTGAATTCGTCGACCGGGTCCGCGAGATCCGGGCTCGGTTGTTGGTCGTCGTGCTCGACAGCTGTTTCTCCGGCGGCATGCTGGCCCGGGCGTTCTTCGAGCCCGATGACGGTGCCGCGGCCAGGTCCGACGAGGTGGGTGCGTGGGACGTGCTGCGCTCGATCAGCGGCGACGGCCGGATCTTCCTCG contains:
- a CDS encoding restriction endonuclease-related protein — translated: MAEFLDGTVPLNRSPVNQRRDQAITACCLAAAVLGDPDLRGDRQGRVLMSCLGVLAATHPVGRAPSMSHFRSGLRGPLGDLLPADVDTHGIAELRLLDVRGQFADEAEDLCREFLVPSAALEEHWPWDRVAAEQEERRIYEVLRRLPEEEYTRLRAHLVEQPVGDLRTLRRVWDALLPQFYEPVAEWPWRQVHGWFFECPACGWPMRVIGGGRIVDVRCEAHARHGVSYTCEVNARSDGAPVLRPAGKRAEPVAAKPATKESLAVSRVVWRYVTLPGLLECALRDHALKLGADVVMWPHRDRYDLAITLGRQVWRVDAKAWASPVALGEALRGTPPVAPGLVIVVPNHQRPSLDLLRHVVGDSGYRVMTAKEFTSELAEAAAVTA
- a CDS encoding SEFIR domain-containing protein, with translation MQPEGDIGVPLTLVDNSGRRIDAGPEEVAFGAVHLGRWQVHPVAGAGADFVDRAAYLVKINYDLRVDPGAPVVRWFEVGFALVDSDSTIVAAVPRGAAERQPAASYALSHKLEFIPVEHSAALVHIPPTEGAVHAYGASGDSIRWLHVMPDEAGVRPGTYSSWVVLLAPAGATEQKFRLTARFDPELADGDDFRQLPKSTEFAVSLTRIARASVVEAEEPAGPGVGRPDVSPRVFICYAHEDEVHKRKVRDFADLLRKSGVEPVIDRYQEGARIDWGHWALHEIRSADFVAVIASPTCRAVGEGTYRGAGRAGIRSELGVIRNLLQKDAKWASHVLPVVLPGCSVDDIPMFLSPVTMDHYLVEALIEDEVEYLLKAIRSTPPWRGWHQR